A single Blattabacterium sp. (Mastotermes darwiniensis) str. MADAR DNA region contains:
- a CDS encoding dihydrofolate reductase — protein MKIILISSISRNGFIGKNNKLMWHLPNDLKRFKNMTVGNPILMGRKTFESIGRILPGRKNIILTKKKYFSSYNNENFKLLSSMKEVYDLTYEKIFVIGGEEIYTSIIDQSHIIELTIVHKKFYGDKKFPKIHPNKWKKTYEFFYEKDKHHLYDYSFVRFERKG, from the coding sequence ATGAAAATTATACTTATATCTTCCATTTCTAGAAATGGATTCATAGGAAAAAATAATAAATTAATGTGGCATTTGCCCAATGATTTAAAACGTTTTAAAAACATGACTGTAGGAAATCCCATTCTTATGGGGAGAAAAACTTTTGAATCCATTGGAAGAATTCTTCCTGGAAGAAAAAATATCATTTTAACAAAGAAAAAATATTTTTCATCTTACAACAATGAAAATTTTAAACTTCTTTCTTCCATGAAAGAAGTTTATGATTTAACTTATGAAAAAATATTCGTTATAGGAGGGGAGGAAATATATACCTCCATTATAGATCAATCCCATATTATAGAATTAACCATTGTTCATAAAAAATTTTATGGGGACAAAAAATTCCCAAAAATCCATCCTAACAAATGGAAGAAAACATATGAATTTTTTTATGAAAAGGATAAACATCATTTATATGATTATAGTTTTGTACGATTCGAAAGAAAAGGTTAA
- a CDS encoding pyruvate dehydrogenase complex E1 component subunit beta produces the protein MKEITFREVIAEAMSEEMRRDKTVYLMGEEVAQYNGAYKASKGMLEEFGPKRVIDTPISELGFSGIGVGSAMNGCRPIIEFMTFNFSLLAMDQIINNAAKIRYMSGGQWDIPIVFRGPTGFSGQLGATHSQSFESWYASCPGLKVIIPCNPYDAKGLLKSAIRDNNPVIFMESEQMYGDKMMIPKEEYIIPIGKADIKKKGTDISLVSFGKIMKLALRIAKKLDKENISVEVIDIRTIRPLDYESILSSVRKTNRLVILEESWPFSSIASEVSYIVQKKAFDYLDAPINRITLLDTPAPYASNLIESWLPNEEKVIKSIRETLYII, from the coding sequence ATGAAAGAAATAACTTTTCGTGAAGTTATAGCGGAAGCTATGAGTGAAGAAATGAGAAGAGATAAAACCGTATATCTTATGGGAGAAGAAGTAGCTCAATATAATGGAGCTTACAAAGCTTCTAAAGGTATGTTAGAAGAATTTGGACCAAAGAGAGTCATTGACACCCCAATATCAGAACTTGGTTTTTCAGGTATAGGTGTAGGGTCTGCTATGAACGGTTGTCGACCTATTATTGAATTTATGACATTTAATTTTTCTTTATTAGCAATGGATCAAATTATCAATAATGCTGCAAAAATACGTTATATGAGTGGAGGACAATGGGACATTCCTATTGTTTTTCGAGGTCCTACTGGATTTTCTGGACAATTAGGAGCAACCCACTCTCAATCTTTTGAAAGTTGGTATGCTAGTTGTCCTGGATTAAAAGTCATAATTCCATGTAATCCATATGATGCTAAAGGTTTGTTAAAATCTGCTATACGAGATAATAATCCCGTAATCTTTATGGAATCTGAACAAATGTATGGGGATAAGATGATGATTCCAAAAGAGGAATATATTATTCCCATTGGAAAAGCGGATATAAAAAAAAAAGGGACGGATATTAGTTTGGTTTCTTTTGGTAAAATTATGAAACTTGCTTTAAGGATAGCAAAAAAATTAGATAAAGAAAACATTAGCGTAGAAGTAATAGATATTCGCACTATTCGTCCATTGGATTACGAATCCATACTTTCTTCTGTAAGAAAGACCAATCGTTTGGTAATATTAGAGGAATCATGGCCTTTTTCTTCAATAGCTTCTGAAGTTTCGTATATTGTACAAAAAAAAGCATTTGATTATCTTGATGCCCCTATCAATAGAATTACTTTATTGGATACTCCAGCCCCTTATGCTTCTAACTTGATTGAATCCTGGTTACCTAATGAAGAAAAAGTAATAAAATCCATCAGAGAAACTCTTTATATAATTTAA
- the rsmA gene encoding 16S rRNA (adenine(1518)-N(6)/adenine(1519)-N(6))-dimethyltransferase RsmA, whose protein sequence is MKQFFLKKKFDQYFLKDKNIAKKIVKNLSFKNYNTVVELGPGLGILTRYLLTAPCNKNKVFLIEIDDKLIFSLKKKLSISNKNIIHKDFLKWNPEEIKLQNFALIGNFPYSISSKILFHILKYNQYIPECIGMFQKEVVERIISHKGEKNYGILSVLIQTFYDVKYLFTVKKHVFYPISNVKSAVISLKRKEVKTLCSKDILFQCVKMAFGQRRKILKNSLKPFKKGENFYNIPFLNKRAEQLSVKEFLQLAKEIEIIK, encoded by the coding sequence ATGAAGCAATTTTTTTTGAAAAAAAAATTTGATCAATATTTTTTAAAGGATAAAAATATAGCTAAAAAAATTGTAAAAAATCTTTCTTTTAAGAATTATAATACAGTAGTAGAGTTAGGGCCAGGTTTAGGTATATTAACTCGTTATTTATTAACTGCTCCATGTAATAAAAATAAAGTTTTTTTAATAGAAATTGATGATAAACTAATTTTTAGTTTAAAAAAAAAATTATCTATTTCTAATAAAAATATTATCCATAAAGATTTTTTAAAATGGAATCCAGAAGAAATAAAACTTCAAAATTTTGCTTTAATTGGAAATTTTCCTTATAGCATTTCTTCTAAAATATTATTTCATATATTAAAGTATAATCAATATATACCAGAATGTATTGGAATGTTTCAAAAAGAAGTGGTAGAACGTATAATATCTCATAAAGGGGAAAAAAACTATGGAATTCTATCTGTACTGATACAAACATTTTATGATGTAAAATACCTTTTTACTGTTAAAAAACATGTTTTTTATCCTATTTCAAACGTAAAATCGGCCGTGATATCCTTAAAAAGAAAAGAAGTAAAAACTTTGTGTAGTAAAGATATTTTATTTCAATGTGTAAAAATGGCTTTCGGTCAAAGAAGAAAAATATTGAAAAATTCACTAAAACCTTTCAAAAAAGGTGAAAATTTTTATAATATTCCATTTTTAAATAAAAGAGCAGAACAATTATCGGTGAAAGAATTCCTTCAATTGGCAAAAGAAATAGAAATTATAAAATGA
- the hisIE gene encoding bifunctional phosphoribosyl-AMP cyclohydrolase/phosphoribosyl-ATP diphosphatase HisIE, whose translation MKFLNQETEINFQKGLIPVIVQDSKTNKVLMLGYMNQEAYKKTIEEKKVTFYSRSKKRLWTKGEVSKNYLLIKDVLIDCDKDSLLIKAEPKGPICHKGTDTCWKESNRMNFLFYLENLISNRINKKYKNSYVFQLFKKGINRISQKLGEEAVEMIIESKDNNSVSFLNESADLLFHYLILLHSKGFTIQDVINFLEKRHIN comes from the coding sequence ATGAAATTTCTTAATCAAGAAACAGAAATAAATTTTCAAAAAGGATTAATTCCCGTTATTGTTCAAGATTCAAAAACCAATAAAGTTTTAATGCTGGGTTATATGAATCAAGAAGCGTATAAAAAAACTATTGAAGAAAAAAAAGTTACTTTTTATAGTAGATCCAAAAAAAGATTATGGACCAAAGGAGAAGTTAGCAAAAATTATCTTTTAATTAAAGATGTATTGATTGATTGCGATAAAGATTCTTTACTAATTAAAGCCGAACCTAAAGGTCCTATCTGCCATAAAGGAACAGATACATGTTGGAAAGAATCCAATAGAATGAATTTTTTATTTTATTTAGAAAATCTAATTTCTAATAGAATTAATAAAAAATATAAAAATTCTTATGTTTTTCAATTATTCAAAAAAGGAATTAATAGGATATCTCAAAAATTAGGGGAAGAAGCCGTAGAAATGATCATTGAATCCAAAGATAATAACAGTGTCTCATTCCTGAATGAATCTGCAGATCTATTATTTCATTATCTTATTCTTCTACATAGTAAAGGATTTACTATTCAAGATGTAATAAATTTTTTAGAAAAAAGACATATTAACTAA
- a CDS encoding 7-carboxy-7-deazaguanine synthase QueE has translation MKSISFPIKETFYSLQGEGHYFGIAAYFIRFGGCNIQCDWCDTKYSWKIKKKDFLTISQIINNINNEKVKTIVITGGEPTMWDLSPLTRILKKKGYRIHVETSGSYPIDEKNIDWITLSPKKKKRPLEENYKKMNELKIIIDDESDFFFAEEQALYAKKNNCIFILQPEWKKTIKIIPKIISYIKNHPKWKISLQIHKILNIP, from the coding sequence ATGAAAAGTATATCCTTTCCTATAAAAGAGACTTTTTATTCTCTACAAGGAGAAGGTCATTATTTTGGAATCGCTGCATATTTTATTCGTTTTGGAGGATGTAATATCCAATGCGATTGGTGTGATACAAAATATAGTTGGAAAATAAAAAAAAAGGATTTTTTAACAATTTCACAAATCATTAATAATATCAATAATGAGAAAGTCAAAACAATCGTTATTACTGGTGGAGAACCTACGATGTGGGATTTATCTCCCTTAACAAGAATACTTAAAAAAAAGGGATATCGTATTCATGTTGAAACATCAGGATCCTATCCAATTGATGAAAAAAATATTGATTGGATTACTCTTTCCCCTAAGAAAAAAAAACGTCCTTTAGAAGAAAATTACAAAAAAATGAATGAGTTAAAAATAATTATTGATGATGAAAGTGATTTTTTTTTCGCAGAAGAACAAGCTCTTTATGCTAAAAAAAACAATTGCATATTCATTTTACAGCCTGAATGGAAAAAGACTATAAAAATAATCCCAAAAATAATTTCTTATATAAAAAATCATCCTAAATGGAAAATATCTCTTCAAATACACAAGATATTAAATATCCCTTAG
- the hisA gene encoding 1-(5-phosphoribosyl)-5-[(5-phosphoribosylamino)methylideneamino]imidazole-4-carboxamide isomerase, giving the protein MNIIVAIDLIDGKCVRLTQGDYRRKKIYNKDPLDMALLLEDNGISRLHLVDLDGAKKGKVIHWNVLEKIAKHTHLIIDFGGGIHTDEDVRIVFENGGNMATIGSIAVTKPFLLEKWIHIYGGEKILLGVDVKDNKIASNGWTKFHEIPFFSFLEEKNSHGIKKIFCTDISKDGKLYGPSFSLYKKIILKFPNIEFIASGGIRNIEDIKNLYDLGCHGVIIGKAIYENKILLSELKDILVSLK; this is encoded by the coding sequence ATGAATATTATTGTAGCTATAGATCTTATTGATGGAAAATGTGTTCGTCTAACACAGGGCGACTATAGAAGAAAAAAAATTTATAACAAGGACCCATTAGATATGGCCTTATTATTAGAAGATAATGGAATATCTAGATTACATCTAGTAGATTTAGATGGAGCAAAAAAAGGAAAAGTGATTCATTGGAATGTTTTGGAAAAAATAGCCAAACATACACATCTCATTATTGATTTTGGAGGAGGAATTCATACGGATGAAGATGTACGTATTGTATTTGAAAACGGTGGAAATATGGCTACTATTGGAAGTATTGCTGTTACAAAACCTTTTCTTTTAGAAAAATGGATTCATATTTATGGAGGAGAGAAAATACTTCTTGGAGTGGATGTAAAAGATAATAAAATAGCTAGTAATGGATGGACAAAATTTCATGAAATTCCTTTTTTTAGTTTTCTAGAAGAAAAAAATAGTCATGGAATAAAAAAAATTTTTTGCACGGATATATCTAAAGATGGTAAACTCTACGGTCCTTCTTTTTCCTTGTATAAAAAGATTATTCTTAAATTTCCGAATATTGAATTTATTGCTAGTGGAGGAATAAGGAATATAGAAGATATAAAAAATTTATATGATTTAGGTTGTCATGGCGTTATTATCGGAAAAGCTATATATGAAAATAAAATATTGCTTTCAGAACTGAAAGATATATTGGTAAGTTTAAAATGA
- a CDS encoding bifunctional 5,10-methylenetetrahydrofolate dehydrogenase/5,10-methenyltetrahydrofolate cyclohydrolase: protein MTKLLNGKKLAIEIRKEISKEIEKKIRNKKKPIPHLGIILLGNNSSSILYVNRKIQECKNIGIQSSLIHLPVESSENELIKEIQKMNQNPLIDGFIVQLPLQKHINTDKIILSINPKKDVDGFHPENFGKMSLNMNAFFPATALGILTLLEKYKIQISGKYTVVIGRSRIVGRPISILMSRKKNIGNSTVTLTHSHTPNIKYYTKRADIIIISVGIPGFLTGKMIKKGAVIIDVGINRIKNGKNLFLKGDVDFHSVYGKASYLTPVPGGVGPMTIIMLIKNTLRAALNRNRSSK from the coding sequence ATGACTAAATTATTAAATGGGAAAAAATTAGCTATAGAAATAAGAAAAGAAATTTCTAAGGAAATAGAAAAAAAAATACGCAATAAAAAAAAACCTATTCCTCATCTTGGAATTATTTTATTAGGGAACAATAGTTCCAGTATCCTCTATGTCAATAGAAAAATACAAGAATGCAAAAACATTGGAATACAATCTTCTTTAATTCATTTACCTGTAGAAAGTTCAGAAAATGAATTGATAAAAGAAATTCAAAAAATGAATCAAAATCCATTAATAGACGGTTTTATTGTTCAATTACCTCTTCAAAAGCATATCAATACGGATAAAATTATTTTGTCTATTAATCCAAAAAAAGATGTAGATGGATTTCATCCAGAAAATTTCGGAAAGATGTCTTTAAATATGAATGCTTTTTTTCCTGCGACTGCATTAGGAATATTAACTCTTTTAGAAAAATATAAGATCCAAATATCTGGAAAATATACGGTAGTTATTGGAAGAAGTCGTATTGTAGGAAGACCAATTAGCATTTTGATGAGTAGAAAAAAAAATATTGGAAACAGCACTGTAACACTTACTCATAGCCATACTCCAAATATAAAATATTATACAAAAAGAGCCGATATAATTATAATTTCTGTTGGAATTCCAGGTTTTTTAACCGGAAAAATGATTAAAAAAGGAGCTGTAATTATAGATGTAGGCATTAACAGAATAAAAAATGGAAAAAATTTATTTTTGAAAGGGGACGTCGATTTTCATAGTGTTTATGGAAAAGCATCTTATCTTACACCTGTTCCAGGTGGAGTAGGTCCTATGACTATAATTATGCTTATAAAAAACACTTTAAGGGCTGCACTAAATAGAAATAGAAGTTCTAAATGA
- the serS gene encoding serine--tRNA ligase: protein MLQVSFIRNNREKVLSGLKKRNFHKVNLIDEILTLDKKKKKIQTILNKISEIENTISKRISCIINLENNNIKLNSLKEESLSLKNKKKDLNIQLKKIIQSLEEKLDQIPNIPDEKVKKNIEDNDFIFQDCHIPSLMEGSLTHWELAKKFHLFDLYLGAKICGSGFSVYIGKGAKLQRSLIQYFLDQNIRAAYTEYSFPYLINEKSGYSTGQIPDKEGQMYLIEKDNFYLIPTGEIPLINYYRDNILKYKDLPIKATTYTSCFRREAGSYGSKVRGLNRLHQFEKVEIIQITTPDSSSYYLEEMILHIKNILKSLELPFRVLRIIGKNLGFSSSITYDFEVYSMAQKKWLEVSSLSNCTNFQSVRSNIRYRTITGKIEFCHTLNGSALALPRIMAALLENNQTINQINIPKVLIPYTGFDNIK, encoded by the coding sequence ATGCTTCAAGTATCTTTTATACGGAATAACAGAGAAAAAGTTTTATCAGGTTTAAAAAAAAGGAACTTTCATAAAGTTAACTTAATCGATGAAATATTAACTTTAGATAAAAAAAAAAAGAAAATACAAACTATTCTGAATAAAATTTCGGAAATAGAGAATACAATATCTAAAAGAATAAGTTGTATTATCAATCTAGAAAATAACAATATAAAATTAAATTCGTTAAAAGAAGAATCTCTTTCTCTAAAAAATAAAAAAAAAGATCTTAATATTCAATTAAAAAAAATTATTCAAAGTTTAGAAGAAAAACTGGATCAAATTCCTAATATTCCTGATGAAAAAGTAAAAAAAAATATCGAGGATAACGATTTTATTTTTCAAGATTGTCATATTCCATCATTAATGGAAGGTTCTCTTACTCATTGGGAATTGGCAAAAAAGTTTCATTTATTCGACTTATATTTAGGAGCAAAAATATGTGGATCTGGATTTTCCGTTTATATTGGGAAAGGAGCTAAATTACAAAGAAGTTTGATTCAATATTTTTTAGATCAGAATATACGTGCTGCATATACAGAATACAGTTTTCCTTATCTTATCAATGAAAAATCTGGATACTCCACAGGACAAATTCCTGATAAAGAAGGGCAAATGTATCTAATAGAGAAAGATAATTTTTATCTTATTCCAACTGGAGAAATTCCTCTGATTAATTATTATAGAGACAATATATTAAAATATAAAGATTTACCTATAAAAGCAACAACTTATACTTCTTGCTTTAGAAGGGAAGCAGGATCTTATGGTTCTAAAGTAAGAGGTTTAAATAGGTTACATCAATTTGAAAAAGTAGAGATCATTCAAATTACTACCCCTGATTCTTCTTCTTATTATTTAGAGGAAATGATTCTACATATTAAGAATATTTTAAAATCCTTAGAATTACCGTTTCGTGTTCTTCGTATAATTGGAAAAAATCTAGGATTTTCTTCTTCCATTACTTATGATTTTGAAGTTTATTCTATGGCACAAAAAAAATGGTTAGAAGTAAGTTCTTTATCTAATTGTACTAATTTTCAATCAGTTAGATCAAATATACGGTATAGAACCATAACAGGAAAAATAGAATTTTGTCATACGCTTAATGGTAGCGCTTTAGCTTTACCACGTATTATGGCCGCTTTATTGGAAAATAATCAAACTATAAATCAAATTAATATTCCTAAAGTTTTAATTCCTTATACAGGATTTGATAATATTAAATAA
- the hisF gene encoding imidazole glycerol phosphate synthase subunit HisF: MLVKRIIPCLDIKDGKTVKGVNFKYLREAGDPIELVRWYTKQGADELIFLDITATNEKRKTLSSLVKKISRYIDIPFTVGGGIREEQDVESLLNAGADRISINTFGFKNPKILEILSRRFGSQCIVLSIDTKYEENEWRVYLNGGRIPTRKKTLDWAEEGANRGAGEILLTSMNHDGTKNGFAIDIIKKISERLSIPVIASGGAGKLEDFYQVFKNGKADAALAASIFHYGEIKIPNLKCYLNHFNIPVRITTIKDNEIS; encoded by the coding sequence ATGTTAGTTAAGCGTATTATTCCCTGTTTGGATATAAAAGATGGAAAAACTGTAAAAGGAGTTAATTTTAAATATCTAAGAGAGGCAGGAGATCCAATAGAACTGGTTCGTTGGTATACCAAACAAGGAGCAGATGAATTAATATTTTTGGATATAACAGCCACAAATGAAAAACGAAAAACGTTATCTAGTTTAGTTAAAAAAATATCTCGTTATATTGATATTCCTTTTACTGTTGGTGGAGGGATAAGGGAAGAACAAGACGTTGAATCTTTGTTAAATGCAGGAGCAGATAGGATATCCATTAATACATTTGGATTTAAAAATCCAAAAATTTTAGAAATTCTTTCTAGAAGATTTGGAAGTCAATGTATTGTTTTATCTATTGATACAAAATACGAAGAAAATGAATGGAGGGTATACTTAAATGGAGGAAGGATTCCAACTAGAAAAAAAACTTTAGATTGGGCTGAAGAAGGAGCCAATAGAGGTGCAGGAGAAATATTATTAACTTCAATGAATCATGACGGTACGAAAAATGGTTTTGCTATAGATATAATTAAAAAAATTTCTGAACGCCTTTCGATACCTGTTATTGCTTCAGGTGGGGCTGGTAAATTAGAGGATTTTTATCAAGTTTTTAAAAATGGGAAAGCAGACGCCGCTTTAGCTGCAAGTATTTTTCATTATGGAGAAATAAAAATTCCTAATTTAAAATGTTATTTAAATCATTTTAATATTCCTGTTAGAATCACAACAATAAAAGACAATGAAATTTCTTAA
- a CDS encoding bifunctional nuclease family protein: MEQLIRLAIRGISLSQIQSGIYVLLLEEESGRIKLPIIIESLQAQSIASAISKRDPSRSFTHDLFLTFAKVVHIRLKSVVIYKLVNGIFFSYILFEGENKEHKIDSKTSDAVALAVRFQAPIYTTKEIFDKAGIYFENGVPKENENSEVGIESRSNFLKEKSQKDLEKMTEKDLNALLNHAVVNECYELAAKIKKELDRREE; the protein is encoded by the coding sequence ATGGAACAACTCATCAGATTAGCTATACGTGGAATATCCTTAAGTCAAATACAATCTGGGATATATGTTTTATTACTGGAAGAAGAATCTGGAAGAATAAAACTTCCTATTATTATAGAAAGTTTACAAGCTCAATCTATTGCTTCCGCCATAAGCAAAAGAGATCCATCCAGATCTTTTACACATGATTTATTTCTAACTTTTGCAAAAGTGGTTCATATTAGGTTAAAATCAGTTGTTATATATAAATTGGTTAATGGAATATTTTTTTCCTATATTCTTTTTGAAGGAGAAAACAAAGAACATAAAATAGATTCAAAAACTTCCGATGCAGTTGCTTTAGCTGTACGATTTCAAGCTCCTATTTATACTACAAAAGAAATTTTTGATAAGGCTGGAATTTATTTCGAAAATGGAGTTCCCAAAGAAAATGAAAATTCTGAAGTAGGAATAGAATCTCGTTCCAATTTTTTGAAGGAAAAAAGTCAAAAGGACTTAGAAAAGATGACAGAAAAAGATCTTAATGCTTTATTGAATCATGCAGTAGTAAATGAATGTTATGAACTTGCAGCAAAGATAAAAAAAGAACTGGATAGAAGAGAAGAATAA
- the metF gene encoding methylenetetrahydrofolate reductase [NAD(P)H], with protein sequence MKVTDHIAKAKKSLFSFEILPPLRGHDIKDIFSTLDPLMEFNPPFIDVTYHREEFFYVEKENGLLQRRIISRRPGTVGICAAIMNKYGIDAVPHLICGGFNKQMTENALIDLNFLGINNVLVLRGDPLKSEKSFFAKKDGHKYAVELVEQVQNLNIGKYLDKTFERKDSPLFDFCIGIAGYPEKHLEAPNMESDLFFLKKKVEAGANYIVTQMFFDNKKYFSFVKKCRSKGIFVPIIPGIKPISSKRQLNSLPSRFSLNIPNELVKEIEKAKDKKIISHIGIEWAIQQSKELKNSGVEVIHYYTMDKPENIYKIVQAVY encoded by the coding sequence ATGAAAGTGACGGATCATATAGCTAAAGCAAAAAAAAGTTTATTTTCTTTTGAAATATTACCTCCTTTAAGAGGACATGATATAAAAGATATTTTTTCTACTTTAGATCCTTTAATGGAATTTAATCCTCCTTTTATTGATGTCACGTATCATCGTGAAGAATTTTTTTATGTAGAGAAAGAAAATGGACTCTTACAAAGAAGGATTATTTCACGACGTCCAGGAACTGTAGGAATCTGTGCAGCTATTATGAATAAATATGGGATAGATGCTGTTCCACATCTTATTTGTGGTGGTTTTAATAAACAGATGACGGAAAATGCTTTAATAGATCTAAATTTTTTAGGGATAAATAATGTTTTAGTTCTTAGAGGAGATCCACTTAAATCAGAAAAGAGTTTTTTTGCAAAAAAAGACGGACACAAATATGCAGTGGAATTAGTAGAACAAGTTCAAAATTTGAACATAGGAAAGTATCTTGATAAAACTTTTGAAAGAAAAGACTCTCCATTATTTGATTTTTGTATTGGTATAGCTGGATATCCGGAAAAACATTTAGAAGCTCCAAATATGGAAAGCGATTTATTCTTTTTGAAGAAAAAGGTTGAAGCTGGAGCAAACTATATTGTTACTCAAATGTTTTTCGACAATAAAAAATACTTTTCTTTTGTAAAAAAATGTAGATCAAAAGGTATTTTTGTACCTATAATACCTGGAATAAAACCTATTTCTTCTAAAAGACAGTTGAATAGTCTTCCTTCTCGTTTCTCTTTAAATATTCCTAATGAATTAGTGAAAGAAATTGAAAAAGCTAAGGATAAAAAAATAATTTCTCATATCGGAATAGAATGGGCTATACAGCAATCTAAGGAGTTAAAAAATTCTGGAGTGGAAGTAATCCATTATTACACTATGGACAAACCAGAAAATATTTATAAAATAGTTCAAGCCGTTTATTAA